ATACCTACTGGCTCAATACCTATGTATTTTCAAGAGTACATTTTTAGAACTTTACAAGATGGCATTAAACACAAAACGCATTTTTCAAAGCAATTACAAAAAAATCCAAAATATAATCATTTCAAAGAAGCAATAGGCAACATAAAAGATATGGCAGAAAGCGGGCAAACTTTAACCCAATATCTCTCAAAAGGTATAGTAAAAAATACAAAAAAGCCAGATAAACTATTAAATGATTGGGGCATTATTCACTTTCACTTGTCTAACGATATACAAAATGATGGTTTTTGCAAAAGAACAAAAGAACTGCTTTTTGCATATAGAAATTTTAATAACCCCACTGATATATATTTTTTAGATATATTTGAACACGGGCACTGGACTAAAAAGATGATTGTAGAAATTATTCACAGTAATTGGCCAAAGGCAATAGCGCCTTTTAGAGTGGAATGTATGGATATAACACATAATCCAACAGATGATGAAATTAAGTCGCTAAGGGGTGCAAATATTAATTCAGCTATAAAACTTAATGATGGAACGGTGTATATGGCGATCGGTGGAGGAATGACTATGCTTGGGACAAATATGTGGTCTACTTTAAATCAAAATTCTACGTTAAGATTTTTCATAGATACAGAAAAAAAGTTGGTTGATGAATTTAAGATCTCTGCCGAAGCTCTATCGTTAGTTTTTGAGAACAAAAAATTAACGATTAAGTTAAAAGATAAAAATATAATGGCTATTCAAAGTCCTTACGATAATCTATTAGAACAATTATAGTATTTTTACTAATGACTCTGGATTGATAGAGTATATTACTATGAATCAATATATACTTCGGTGATAAGCGTTATATGTGTGTAAATTGGTTTTAAATAGTGCTTAAAAGCATTTAAAATGAGAGTAAAATTTAATTTCACATTAGCACTCTCACTTTAAATGCAAAATACTCTCATTCTTGATGTGCGAATTGTTAAAAAATTTCTAGCTCCTTGTAAATATTGACTTTGGGTCGCAAATCCCATTTCCCCACCATGATACCCAAAATGTCCTACCAAGCTTCTTCCACCTTGAAAATCCGCATCAATATCTCTATGTCCACCGAATCCTTGAAATCCAATATTATTGTCCATACCCGGCCGGCTTGAACCACCGCTTTCAACAACTCCCGGTCGATTACCAGTCCAACCGCCAGATCCACCACCTTTACTTCCACCACGACCAACACTTGCTAAACGTAAAAATATAAAAATTAAAATAGCGAATTTTAGGGGATTGAATATATTTTGTATTGAAAATCAGGATTTTCAATTTATTTTTTATAGAAACACGGTAAAAAGGGAATTTGTAAAATTATAGATCTACGAATTTAAGTTTTGGAAGCTTAAAGTTTGTAATTCCGTTTAAGAATTGAGAAGAATTTGATTAATTTTAGTTGTTTTCTTAAAAAGATTATCTACATACAATAGATGCTGCCTGTTTTTTATAGTAAGATAATAGTATTCTTATTAGTATTGATATTTATCCTACTTTATTATATAATACTTTTGAACACAAAAGGATCAAAAAAATGAATTTAGTATCTAATGAAAAAAATAGATCAACAAAAATAAGTATCACACTTGATTCTTATCTAAAAAAAGAGATTGATAATATCTCTGCTGAGTTAGGAAAGACTAGAAGTGGTCTAATTTCCGATGCAGTCGAGTATTATCTTGATTTTTTAGATATGACAATAGCCAAAAGGAGGCTAAATGATACTTCAGATGAAGTTATATCAGCCAAAGAGATGGAGAATTTCGTAAATGGAATGGACTCTAAACTATAAAAGCAGTGTTAAAAAAGATTTTAATAAAATAGGCTATATAGAAGCCCAGAAGATTATTAGTTTATTAAATAGTTTTATTGAGAACTTTTCTGAAGAACAAGAGAAAATCCTTCTACAAAAAGAGACTATCAAGAAACTAAAAGGCGATATGGAAGGATGTTATAGACTAAGACTTAGAACGTATAGAGTTATCTATAAAAAGAATTTAGATGAGCTAATAATCTTGGTTATAAGAGTGGGACACAGAAAGGACGTTTATGAGTAATTAAACAGAAATGACTTGGCTTAACGAATTAGAGAAAGAGCAAAAAGCAATTAAACAGGCTAGTGCAAATTTAGATAATCTACTAACATCTTTATTTAGCGAAATAAAATCTCTCATTAAAGTAAATTTCCCGTTTTCAAAGCTCGTAAAACCAAATTGTACAATAGATTACAAACACTATTTGCTTTTCTCAACCAATAAAGAATTAAAGCGAAGCAAATATATCAGTTCGATTGATTTTAATTTTGGCGAATTTAAATCAGATTATTTTATAATAAAAATAGAGTCGAAATAGATATTAGCTAGTAAATGGTAAGCATGCAAAAGATTGGGAAAGCGGCTATAAGATATTTTTAGCTTATAGACACGGCGACAGTTTGCCGGGATTTAAGCATACTGAAAAAGGCTATGTTTATAATGTTAAACCAGTGCCGATAACAAGCAGAGAACTCTCGATGCTCTCTTACAAATATGTTAGAAATGTTAAAGAACGCCTAGAAGGATTAGTTCCCGGATATTTAAGATAATCTGGAACGTATTTTGCTTAAACCTTTTTAAGCTAATTAGAAAGGTTAAGCTATGATAACTTCAAATTTAAACTACTCTCGTCAAATTTTAACTGCGCAGAACTCGGCTATATCTCCATTAAATTCAGTAGCGACCAAATCTACTGATTTAAATTTCGATTCCGCACTAGCAGCCAAAGAGAACAGCTCAAGCATTTATACTAATTTTACAAAATTTGGCTTTAAGGCTGACGATAAAGGATTTCTTGAACCTGATTTTAATCAAGCGGCAGGCATACCAAAGGCTGTTAAAATTCACGTAAAGACACTTGAACAAATAAGCCAATATGCTAATAAAACAAATTCGGGATATAGTCCCGTTGAAGCTATGTCAAAAGCTTGGAATTTCTTTAGCAAGCTTGTTAGAAATCAAGAATATTTAAGCGGAGAGAGATTATTAGGCAAAGATGATTTAAAGACTATGCCAATATCTTACAATTCAACGGGTTCAATACTAGGAGATTTAATAAGCGTGCAATATGGATTAGATGAGAGTATAGCGGCAAGCCAAGCTAATCAAATATCACCAATGACCAATGATGAGTTAGATAACGGATATACGGCTGTAAATTTCTCCGGCTTAGCCAGAAACTATTCAAATGAGTATTTTGATTCGGCTAAAAAGATAAAAGACGATAATAAGACGACTATGGGCGATGCTTTCGGCGATGAACCAAGCCATCAAGTATCAATAGCTCAGATGTTCGCTCACTTTATTAGAACGGATACTTTTGAGTGGGATTATGACGGAAATAGAACCCAAAGAGTTAAAGCATATTATGATTTCTTAAAGAGCGGTAAGAGTATTCAAGACTTTTTAGGAGCAGATAGATTAGCAAATCTAAGAGCCGAATATACTAAAGAGGTTAGTTTGGAGAAAATGGACTTAGCCAATAAGATGTTTGATGAGTTTTTAGAGAGCTTAAACAAATTAAATAGAGAGTTTTACCAAAAACACCAAGCTTTAATAGACAACTATGACTTCACCAAGACCTTTGAGAAAAAAGCTAAAGTAGAATTCCCGATAGGTAGAAGCTTAAATTTAAACATATAAAATTTAAATTTGGTGTATGCCTTTTAAATTTTATAGCCTTTTCGTATCTCTCTACACAACTAGCCCAACTTAATTCTTGGCTTGCAAGCAAAATATTAACGCTAGTTTGATAGTTGTTTTCTTTTAGTAGTTTTAACGTTTTTATAGGAGTTATAGCTGTTCTGAAAGTACCTTCAATAACTATTTTTATCGCTCTTTTTAGCATATATTCTGTTGCTTCTGCTATAAAATTAGATGTTTTATCCTGTGAAGTTTTATCGTTTTGAATTTGAAATTTGTGATAATGAAGATGATATTTTCTAAACTCGTCTGCATTAACTACTAAAATATTGTAACCGCTAGCATCTTGTATTTTTCAGTAAGTTTAGATTTACCTGCGCCGGGCTGTCCTCCCAATACATAGCCGATAGGATTTAGCTGCGTTGTGATATTACTATCAATAGTTTTATGCCAAATCCATTCTAGCAGCTCATTCATACTATTTTTCTCTTGCTTTTTCGATTTTTTCAATAAATTTTAAAGTTCCTTTAAAATCAATAAGCTCTTCGCTTGTTCTATATAGAAAATTTCGTAGTTTTTTACATTTTTTTATTGTTTCTTCATCCTCTATTTTGCAAATCGCCATCACGTAAGCGTTCTCTTCTATCAAAATATCTTTTTCTGCGATAGTTGCCATATTAGCTTTCCTCTTTTTAGGCTTTATTGCTTTTAGCCTCTTTGTTTTTATATTTGATTATATCAAGAGCTTGCTTTATGTAAGGTTCATATTTTCTAACTAATTCTTCATTTAGCTCAAGCAAATCGAATAAACTGTATGATGTTTTTACTTCTGATATTTTGGGCATTTATTTTGATTTTAAAAAAATTAATGTAAAAATTAATACTAATTTATTCATCTTCAGCCACTCCCTCAAGTCTAACTCTTAAAATTTGTGAGTATAAAAAGCTGTGTTGTCTCTCTTTGGTCTTTAGATATAATCTCTCATTTGTCATATCATGAACTGTTCCGACAAAGGGCTCTTTGTCAATAGTAGTATAAAGAATAATTGTTTTCTTGTTTAAAAAAGCCTCTGTTAGCAATACCATTTTCTCTTCTTCGTCTATTATGCAAGAAATGTTGGCAGTATCATCTTTTTTGGAAAGAGCGGTAGAGTGTTCTGAGATAAAAAATCCCATCCACTTAGCCATACCTCTATCTATGTATTCTCTTGCCGATTTATAAGGCAGATAGCTTCTATCTATCATATCATCCCATCCATTCCGCCACAGTGCCCACCGATTAGCTTGCTTCGCTCTTTTACTCTTGAGCCTTCCATGAGAGAAGTTGTTTTTTGAATAGAGAGATATCCAAAGCGATCTCTAATATGATCAATGGCTCTTTCTAGCTTATCTCTCTTTTCTATGGCTTTTATATCATCAAATATAGTAAAAACAAATCGGCTTTCATCAGTAAGGTTGTCATATTTAACACCTATATTCCTAACAGCTCCTCCTTTGTATTTACTTCTAAAAAGAGTAAGCACATGATTAGTGAGTTCTTCTGTGCTTTGAGTAGGATTTACCTTCATGCTTGTGTTAATAGACCTCATTTGCTCTTCATAGCTAAAGCCTACATGAATACCCACTACAGTTGCTTTTTTATGGATACGACGAAGCCTTGTTGCTACTTGTTCAGCCATCTCTTTAAGAACTATCTCGATTTCATATTGAGCAGTGTAGTTTCTTGGCAGTATTTGAGAGTTTCCTATTCCTTTAGATTCTGGGGTATATCTGTTTGATAAACTACTCTCATCAACACCGTTAGCATGAAACCAAAGCTGAACACCTATAATGCCAAATTCTCTCTTTAATCTATCCGGATCTGTATTTGCCAAATCCCTTATAGAGTAGATACATAGCCTATTTAGTCTTTTAGCTGTTCTTCCCCCTATTCCCCAAAAGTCTGTAAGGTTTGGTATATTCCATACCTTGCTCTCTACATCCTCATAGGACCAATTGGCTCTCATGTTCTTTGTCTTTTTGGCCTCATTATCAAGTGCTAATTTTGCTAAGAGAGGATTGGCATTACTCATACCTACCGTTGAAAAAACTCCAGTGCTTTTCCAAATTTCATGCTGGATCTTAGAGCAGATAGTATCAAGCTTTTCATATCTACTCATCCTTTTATCTTTTATAAAATAATCAAGTGAGCTTGTTAGATCCACAAAGCCCTCATCAATAGAGTAAGGATAAATTTCATCATCGGCTGCAAAGTTTTTAAGCACCTTTTGTATCTTTAGGTTTTCCTCTATATAAAGCCCCATTCTGGGAGTAACTATGAATGTCTTTGCCGCCCAATCCTCGATATACTTTACATACTCTCTTGTGATAGGGATGTTTTGCCTACTAGCTTTTTCGTAGCTAAATTTTCTTGTTTTAATATCAAAGGGCAGATCTTTGCTTCTGCCAACATTATTTTTACCAAAAACCTCTTTAAAGGTTGGAGAACTAGCAAGAATAAGCCCGCTTGAGTTATCCGAACGACTCATAACACAAAGAGAGGCTGTAAGAGGGTGAAGCCCTCTTTTTACACACTCTACACTTGCATAAAAAGACTTCATATCGATAAAGGCTATATCAGAATGAGGTTCTTTTGAATAATCAATCTGTCCCATAACACTTCTCTTTTTGTTACTCTCTTTTAACTATATTGTCTAGTTAGTAATCGCTGATATCACTATCTACCGGCTTATAAGTTTTTAAAAATCCGGAGTCAGGGCGTTGCAGTTTAGATTGATCTAAATCCAATAGATTCATTTTAGCCATCTCTGAAATTTTAAGATTAAGAAGATTGATGTCTACTTCAAGTTCATCTGCAAGCTCTTTGTCGTTCTGGGCATATTTAATCATACTAATAACGTCTTCATCAGGAATTAAAAGATGAGCAGCAAAGATATTTGCTTCGATCTCATAGCGATTAGTTGGACTAAATATCTTACTCTCATGAAAGGTAGCACCCTTAATACACTCTTTTCGGTGAAGCTGATCATGTCCTATCTCATGAGCAAGTACAGTCTTTCTTAGACTTCCTGCATTGTTTGGTAAGAAGATAAACCGATTCCTAAGAATTACCCTATACATTCCAAGTAGCGACTCAGTTGCGGCCATATATTTTAGATGGATATTAAGGCATGAAATAAGATCGTCAGGATCTCTTGTTTGATACTTTCTTACAAGGCGATTAGCCTTATCATAAATCCATTTATTTGTCATAATAAGGCCCTATTTCTTACGATTTGCATATTTTTTATTTTCTAGTTTGGATTGCCAATAAGCTTCTTGGATTGCTTCAAACAAAGCGTCTTTATCTTCTTCAGGAAGTTCTCCTCCTGCAAATAGTCCTGTCATTGACTTAAGAAGTGATTGAGCATCCTTTGTTCCTTGATATCCAAAGTGTTCAGTAGAATTCATAATAAAATACTCTTCTTCGGTAAGTAGGTAGTTTACATTTACTTCAAATATCTCCGCCATCTTTTCATAAACTTCCATCTTTCTTGGCCTTAAATCCTTAGCTTCATAGTTGCTTACCGTTTTTGATGTTGTTCCTAGAATACTTGCAAGTTCTCTTTGAGTAAGACCCTTTTTCTCCCTCAATGTCTTTATCTTTTCCCCAAAACGCATTTTATGAGCCCCCTACTTTGGTAGAAACTAAATTTACACAAGAAAGTAAAACCTCAATAAAGGAAATTTACTTTCTTGTACTCTATTCTAAATAGAAATTAGATTACTAGAATTATAAATTAAATTTCTATAGAAGTCAAGAAAAGTTTTGAATGGTGATACAAGGCAAGACAAGCATATCAAAAAGAACAGAGTGCGAACAAATTTTAATCGTTGTTTTTGAGTAGGTGAGAGGATGGAATACTTTTTGCTAAATTATAGATGATGCTTTGCTTTTTTAATAATTATTTTATTTTTCTCCAAAATGATTCACTCAAAAGTAGTAGAGTTAAAATCTATCAAGGTTTTAAAATTTAAAGTAAAAAATATTACTTTTTTACTTCTATCAAACAAAAAAGATTTAAAATTTTATGCACAAAATTTTACAACTTTTTGTGTGGTTTTT
This region of Campylobacter sp. RM16192 genomic DNA includes:
- a CDS encoding ribbon-helix-helix domain-containing protein — its product is MNLVSNEKNRSTKISITLDSYLKKEIDNISAELGKTRSGLISDAVEYYLDFLDMTIAKRRLNDTSDEVISAKEMENFVNGMDSKL
- a CDS encoding type II toxin-antitoxin system RelE family toxin, coding for MEWTLNYKSSVKKDFNKIGYIEAQKIISLLNSFIENFSEEQEKILLQKETIKKLKGDMEGCYRLRLRTYRVIYKKNLDELIILVIRVGHRKDVYE
- a CDS encoding zeta toxin family protein, whose protein sequence is MQDASGYNILVVNADEFRKYHLHYHKFQIQNDKTSQDKTSNFIAEATEYMLKRAIKIVIEGTFRTAITPIKTLKLLKENNYQTSVNILLASQELSWASCVERYEKAIKFKRHTPNLNFICLNLSFYLSGILL
- a CDS encoding zeta toxin family protein, which gives rise to MNELLEWIWHKTIDSNITTQLNPIGYVLGGQPGAGKSKLTEKYKMLAVTIF
- a CDS encoding Y-family DNA polymerase is translated as MGQIDYSKEPHSDIAFIDMKSFYASVECVKRGLHPLTASLCVMSRSDNSSGLILASSPTFKEVFGKNNVGRSKDLPFDIKTRKFSYEKASRQNIPITREYVKYIEDWAAKTFIVTPRMGLYIEENLKIQKVLKNFAADDEIYPYSIDEGFVDLTSSLDYFIKDKRMSRYEKLDTICSKIQHEIWKSTGVFSTVGMSNANPLLAKLALDNEAKKTKNMRANWSYEDVESKVWNIPNLTDFWGIGGRTAKRLNRLCIYSIRDLANTDPDRLKREFGIIGVQLWFHANGVDESSLSNRYTPESKGIGNSQILPRNYTAQYEIEIVLKEMAEQVATRLRRIHKKATVVGIHVGFSYEEQMRSINTSMKVNPTQSTEELTNHVLTLFRSKYKGGAVRNIGVKYDNLTDESRFVFTIFDDIKAIEKRDKLERAIDHIRDRFGYLSIQKTTSLMEGSRVKERSKLIGGHCGGMDGMI
- a CDS encoding ImmA/IrrE family metallo-endopeptidase yields the protein MTNKWIYDKANRLVRKYQTRDPDDLISCLNIHLKYMAATESLLGMYRVILRNRFIFLPNNAGSLRKTVLAHEIGHDQLHRKECIKGATFHESKIFSPTNRYEIEANIFAAHLLIPDEDVISMIKYAQNDKELADELEVDINLLNLKISEMAKMNLLDLDQSKLQRPDSGFLKTYKPVDSDISDY
- a CDS encoding helix-turn-helix domain-containing protein; its protein translation is MRFGEKIKTLREKKGLTQRELASILGTTSKTVSNYEAKDLRPRKMEVYEKMAEIFEVNVNYLLTEEEYFIMNSTEHFGYQGTKDAQSLLKSMTGLFAGGELPEEDKDALFEAIQEAYWQSKLENKKYANRKK